One Actinomadura viridis genomic region harbors:
- a CDS encoding DUF742 domain-containing protein, with amino-acid sequence MDRGSPWGAGPGGPPRWSGDPARGRGPAEEPDASSLVRPYAVTGGRTRPRYDLALEALVTAAPYPPRDVAQLTPEYRAIMDLCRSVRSVAEVSALLRIPIGVARVLIADMALEGLLRLHQTRPAGVQPDIRLLERVLSGLRNL; translated from the coding sequence ATGGATCGAGGCAGTCCCTGGGGAGCCGGTCCGGGCGGCCCGCCGCGGTGGTCGGGCGACCCGGCACGGGGGCGGGGACCGGCGGAGGAGCCCGACGCGAGTTCCCTGGTGCGGCCCTACGCCGTCACCGGGGGACGCACCCGGCCGCGGTACGACCTGGCGCTGGAGGCGCTGGTGACCGCCGCGCCCTACCCGCCGCGCGACGTGGCCCAGCTGACGCCCGAGTACCGGGCGATCATGGACCTGTGCCGGTCGGTGCGGTCGGTGGCGGAGGTCTCCGCCCTGCTGCGCATCCCGATCGGGGTCGCCCGGGTCCTCATCGCCGACATGGCCCTCGAGGGACTGCTGCGGTTGCACCAGACGCGTCCCGCCGGCGTGCAGCCGGACATCCGCCTTCTAGAAAGGGTTCTCAGTGGCCTTCGGAACCTCTGA
- a CDS encoding GTP-binding protein: protein MTSVKIVVGGGFGVGKTTFVGSVSEIMPLTTEAVMTAASADVDDLSAVPDKTTTTVAMDFGRVSLDSELILYLFGTPGQHRFWFMWDDLVRGAIGAVVLVDTRRLEDCFAAVDYFEELGLPFVVGVNGFNGEFPFGAEDIREALSISPHVPIMQCDARTRQSTKQVLITLVKHAMSMHAAGTAAPVAPSRMEGPPPAPGGAVGTSSPTWT, encoded by the coding sequence CTGACCTCGGTGAAGATCGTCGTCGGCGGCGGGTTCGGCGTGGGCAAGACCACCTTCGTCGGCTCGGTGTCGGAGATCATGCCGCTCACCACGGAGGCGGTGATGACCGCGGCCAGCGCCGACGTGGACGACCTGTCGGCGGTGCCGGACAAGACCACCACCACGGTCGCGATGGACTTCGGCCGGGTGTCGCTGGACTCGGAGCTGATCCTCTACCTGTTCGGCACCCCGGGCCAGCACCGCTTCTGGTTCATGTGGGACGACCTGGTGCGCGGCGCGATCGGCGCGGTGGTGCTGGTCGACACCCGGCGGCTGGAGGACTGCTTCGCCGCGGTCGACTACTTCGAGGAGCTGGGACTGCCCTTCGTCGTCGGCGTGAACGGCTTCAACGGCGAGTTCCCCTTCGGCGCCGAGGACATCCGCGAGGCCCTGTCGATCAGCCCCCACGTACCGATCATGCAGTGCGACGCCCGTACCCGGCAGTCCACCAAGCAGGTCCTCATCACGCTGGTGAAGCACGCGATGAGCATGCACGCCGCGGGCACCGCGGCGCCGGTCGCCCCGAGCCGGATGGAGGGGCCGCCGCCCGCGCCCGGCGGGGCGGTCGGCACGTCCTCGCCGACCTGGACCTGA
- a CDS encoding STAS domain-containing protein, translated as MTAQVRDGCAVVRLRGELDIANGHDLHRRLGAARRSFGDHLILDLTGLEFMDSHGLSVIINCYKAVSQAGGSLALAAPRPIVRRTLEITGMHRRMTVLGSVEEAIAARHT; from the coding sequence GTGACCGCCCAGGTGCGTGACGGCTGCGCCGTCGTGCGCCTGCGGGGCGAACTCGACATAGCCAACGGCCACGACCTGCACCGTCGTCTGGGCGCCGCGCGGCGCTCGTTCGGCGACCATCTGATCCTGGACCTGACCGGCCTGGAGTTCATGGACTCGCACGGCCTGTCCGTGATCATCAACTGCTACAAGGCCGTCTCCCAGGCCGGCGGCAGCCTGGCGCTCGCCGCGCCCCGGCCGATCGTCCGCCGGACCCTGGAGATCACCGGCATGCACCGCCGCATGACCGTGCTGGGCTCGGTCGAAGAGGCGATCGCCGCCCGCCACACCTGA